In one Pseudomonas sp. 31-12 genomic region, the following are encoded:
- the hflC gene encoding protease modulator HflC, with product MSNKSLIALIVGVVVAIAAWNCFYIVAQTERAVLLQFGRVVQADVQPGLHVKVPYVNQVRKFDARLMTLDAPTQRFLTLEKKAVMVDAYAKWRVKDAERFYTATSGLKQIADERLSRRLESGLRDQFGKRTLHEVVSGERDALMSDITASLNSMAEKELGIEVVDVRVKAIDLPKEVNRSVFERMSSEREREAREHRAKGNELAEGIRADADRQRRVLLAEAYRESEEVRGDGDAQAAAIYSKAYGQDQEFYGFYRSLRAYRESFANKSDVMVLDPSSDFFRYLEKAKP from the coding sequence ATGAGCAATAAATCGCTGATCGCCCTTATTGTCGGCGTCGTCGTGGCCATCGCTGCCTGGAACTGCTTCTACATCGTGGCTCAGACCGAGCGTGCGGTGTTGCTGCAGTTCGGTCGCGTGGTTCAGGCCGATGTTCAGCCGGGCCTGCATGTGAAAGTGCCTTACGTTAACCAGGTGCGCAAGTTCGACGCCCGCCTGATGACACTGGATGCGCCAACACAGCGCTTCCTGACGCTGGAAAAGAAGGCCGTCATGGTCGATGCCTACGCCAAGTGGCGCGTGAAAGATGCCGAGCGCTTCTACACCGCGACTTCCGGTCTGAAGCAGATTGCCGATGAGCGTCTTTCCCGTCGTCTGGAATCGGGTCTACGTGACCAATTCGGTAAGCGCACGCTGCACGAGGTGGTTTCTGGTGAACGTGACGCGTTGATGTCCGATATCACTGCTTCGTTAAACTCGATGGCGGAAAAAGAGCTGGGCATCGAAGTTGTCGATGTCCGGGTCAAGGCCATCGATCTGCCGAAGGAAGTGAACCGCAGTGTGTTCGAGCGTATGAGCTCCGAGCGTGAGCGTGAAGCTCGCGAGCACCGCGCCAAGGGTAACGAGCTGGCGGAAGGCATCCGTGCCGACGCCGATCGTCAACGCCGCGTGCTGCTGGCTGAAGCCTATCGTGAATCTGAAGAGGTTCGCGGTGACGGTGATGCCCAGGCTGCTGCGATCTACTCCAAGGCCTACGGCCAGGACCAGGAGTTCTACGGTTTCTACCGTAGCCTGCGTGCCTACCGAGAAAGCTTCGCGAACAAATCCGACGTCATGGTCCTGGACCCAAGCAGCGACTTCTTCCGTTACCTGGAAAAAGCCAAGCCTTGA